The following are encoded in a window of Chloroflexota bacterium genomic DNA:
- a CDS encoding SDR family NAD(P)-dependent oxidoreductase, giving the protein MYGLEGKVALVTGAGGENGMGRGIATRLAQEGADVIVNDFTAIPYPDRPWRGVSSVVEEIEAMGRRSKAIIADVSDSAQVQAMYDEAVAEFGKIDIVVSNAGSRPGGDRKPVVEVTEEDFDLVQRVNVKGTWLVCQAAARHMIARGGGGRIITMSSRAGKTGTATYAAYCASKFAVIGFTQSLALEVAQYGITVNAICPGLVDTERVDFIAAATAPEGQSAMEHRAFMVRDRSATIPLGRLAVAADIARLAAFLSSDEADYVTGQAINMAGGHEVH; this is encoded by the coding sequence ATGTACGGACTTGAGGGGAAGGTTGCGCTGGTTACGGGGGCGGGCGGTGAGAATGGGATGGGCCGGGGGATTGCGACTCGGCTGGCACAAGAGGGCGCGGACGTGATCGTCAACGACTTCACGGCGATACCGTACCCGGACCGGCCGTGGCGCGGCGTGTCGTCGGTGGTGGAGGAGATCGAGGCGATGGGGCGCCGGTCGAAGGCGATCATCGCGGACGTCTCGGACTCGGCGCAGGTGCAGGCGATGTACGACGAGGCGGTGGCGGAGTTCGGCAAGATCGACATCGTCGTTTCGAACGCAGGCTCGCGGCCCGGCGGGGACCGGAAGCCGGTGGTCGAGGTGACGGAAGAGGACTTCGACCTGGTGCAACGGGTGAACGTGAAGGGTACGTGGCTGGTGTGCCAAGCGGCGGCGCGGCACATGATTGCACGCGGCGGGGGCGGCCGGATCATCACGATGTCGTCCCGCGCGGGGAAGACGGGGACGGCGACGTACGCGGCGTACTGCGCGAGCAAGTTTGCGGTGATCGGGTTCACGCAGAGCCTGGCGCTGGAGGTGGCGCAGTACGGGATCACGGTGAACGCTATTTGCCCGGGGCTGGTGGACACGGAGCGGGTCGATTTCATCGCGGCGGCGACGGCGCCGGAGGGGCAGTCGGCCATGGAGCACCGGGCGTTCATGGTGCGCGACCGGTCGGCGACGATCCCGCTGGGACGGCTAGCGGTGGCGGCGGACATCGCGCGACTGGCGGCGTTCCTGTCTAGCGACGAGGCGGACTACGTGACGGGGCAGGCGATCAACATGGCCGGCGGGCACGAGGTGCACTAG
- a CDS encoding alpha/beta hydrolase — protein MPMYERGDVRIRYEEVGSGFPLLVTPGGGLNSRVEVWPGQVFNAMEAFKDDFRCITMDQRNAIGGESSGPVQVEDPWDAFADDQLGLMDHLGIREFFFMGYCIGGPFAMKLIERAPERVLAAVLCQPVGHAEATPDAMYNGGMESWGPALCEQRPDVTMDVVERYLHNLYRVQPDFMYCVSRDFAASCQTPLLVMPDDTPAHSYQAAMDLVALAPKAEVTAYPWKEAEDVKSRTIEQVRSFLKAHQPSTAGR, from the coding sequence ATGCCTATGTATGAGCGGGGGGATGTGCGGATACGGTATGAGGAGGTGGGGTCCGGGTTTCCGCTGCTGGTGACGCCCGGCGGGGGGTTGAACTCTCGGGTGGAGGTTTGGCCGGGGCAGGTGTTCAATGCGATGGAGGCGTTCAAGGACGATTTCCGGTGCATCACGATGGACCAGCGGAACGCCATCGGCGGCGAGTCGAGCGGGCCGGTGCAGGTGGAGGACCCGTGGGACGCTTTCGCGGACGACCAGCTGGGGTTGATGGACCACCTGGGCATCCGGGAATTCTTCTTCATGGGCTACTGCATCGGCGGGCCGTTTGCGATGAAGCTCATCGAGCGGGCGCCGGAGCGGGTGCTGGCCGCAGTGCTGTGCCAGCCGGTGGGGCACGCGGAGGCGACGCCGGACGCGATGTACAACGGCGGGATGGAGAGCTGGGGCCCGGCGCTGTGTGAGCAGCGGCCCGACGTGACAATGGACGTTGTGGAGCGGTACCTGCACAACCTATATCGGGTGCAGCCGGACTTCATGTATTGCGTGTCTCGCGATTTTGCCGCGTCGTGCCAGACGCCGCTGCTGGTGATGCCGGACGACACGCCGGCGCACTCGTACCAAGCGGCAATGGACCTGGTGGCGCTGGCGCCCAAGGCCGAGGTGACGGCGTACCCGTGGAAGGAAGCCGAGGACGTGAAGTCGCGGACGATCGAGCAGGTGCGGTCGTTTTTGAAGGCACACCAGCCCTCGACGGCGGGGCGGTAG
- a CDS encoding LLM class flavin-dependent oxidoreductase, with protein MKFYGFDEFTYPGVPDEVGPETLQTNRFCDPGLAAETYHEHLEEFLLCEELGFEGVFVNEHHFTYFSLNPSSTPLASALIALTKRMKVGVMGHVLPLRHPVHTAEEFAQLDCLSGGRFIGGIVRGVPQELISYNVDPFTSRERFAESYDIVKKCLSEELFDYEGKFYNLRAVSVWPKPIQNPLPIWMPAGSAETIEFAAERRIPIARVWNPTAVFQDAFEYYKDVARDQYGWEATPDYFIGSRYLHVAETNEQAIEECREAVMYVRRLTAFSRPVPMPAPLPGVQTDRSFDYRKRSRGSEMPAPGTPFEKLRESGYIVCGDPDYVTEWLRNDMETAGYGNFLGMFRCGKLKHEHVMKSKRLFAEHVMPALAGVNAS; from the coding sequence ATGAAATTCTATGGCTTCGATGAGTTCACGTACCCCGGCGTACCCGACGAGGTGGGGCCGGAGACGCTGCAGACGAACCGCTTCTGCGACCCCGGCCTGGCAGCGGAGACATACCACGAGCACCTGGAGGAGTTCCTGCTCTGCGAGGAGCTGGGGTTCGAGGGGGTGTTCGTCAACGAGCACCACTTCACGTACTTCAGCCTGAACCCGTCGAGCACGCCGCTGGCGTCGGCGCTGATCGCGCTGACGAAGCGGATGAAGGTGGGCGTGATGGGTCACGTGCTGCCGCTGCGCCACCCGGTGCACACGGCGGAGGAGTTTGCGCAGCTCGACTGCCTGTCGGGCGGGCGATTCATCGGCGGGATCGTGCGGGGCGTGCCGCAGGAGCTGATCTCGTACAACGTGGACCCGTTCACGAGCCGGGAGCGGTTCGCGGAGTCGTACGACATCGTGAAGAAGTGCCTGTCAGAGGAGCTGTTCGACTACGAGGGAAAGTTCTACAACCTGCGGGCGGTCTCTGTGTGGCCGAAGCCGATCCAGAACCCGTTGCCGATCTGGATGCCGGCGGGGTCGGCGGAGACGATCGAGTTTGCGGCGGAGCGGCGCATCCCCATCGCGCGGGTGTGGAATCCGACGGCGGTGTTCCAGGACGCCTTCGAGTACTACAAGGACGTCGCGCGGGACCAGTACGGGTGGGAGGCGACGCCGGACTACTTCATCGGGTCGCGGTACCTGCACGTGGCGGAGACGAACGAGCAGGCGATCGAGGAGTGCCGCGAGGCGGTGATGTACGTTCGGCGGCTAACGGCGTTCAGCCGGCCGGTGCCGATGCCGGCGCCGCTGCCGGGCGTGCAGACGGACAGGAGCTTCGACTACCGGAAGCGGTCACGGGGCTCGGAGATGCCGGCACCGGGGACGCCGTTCGAGAAGCTGCGGGAGTCGGGCTACATCGTGTGCGGCGACCCGGATTACGTGACGGAGTGGCTGCGGAACGACATGGAGACGGCGGGCTACGGCAACTTCCTGGGGATGTTCCGGTGCGGGAAGCTGAAGCACGAGCACGTGATGAAGTCCAAGAGGCTGTTTGCGGAGCACGTGATGCCCGCGCTGGCGGGAGTGAACGCCAGCTAA
- a CDS encoding hydantoinase B/oxoprolinase family protein produces the protein MPVDAVSLEVFKNLLASVAEEMGVALGRTGFSPNIKERKDYSCALFDPHGNMVAQASHIPVHLGAMPASVAAALEGFDFDPGDIIALNDPYLGGTHLNDVTLVAPVFAPPSSFLRRQEPRQTGRIDEAVHPEGNRRANGRGGRSREALVGFVANRAHHADIGGMTPGSLPRSTELFQEGFIIPPLKLVRAGEVNAEVVALFCRNSRTPDERRGDLAAQIAACRTGERRLQEMVERYGWATVREHESALLDYSERLTRAAIRALPDGDYSFSDVLDDDGLTDEPVPIAVTVSVRGDAMTLDLSETAAQRRGCVNAPLAVTLSAALYVLRCIVGEAAPSNQGILRPVAVVAPEGSLVTPRPPAAVAGGNVETSQRITDVLLGALAKALPDVVPAASQGTMNNVLVGGHQDAANRGFAYYETIAGGMGARPGADGLSAVHTHMTNTMNTPIEALELYHPMRVRSYRVRRGSGGDGQFRGGDGVVRDTEFLAPAVVTVLAERRRSAPYGLQGGADATPGETVLLKDGVEEVHLPPKVTLDVAPGDVLSIRTPGGGGWGKPA, from the coding sequence ATGCCCGTAGACGCCGTATCCCTCGAGGTCTTCAAGAACCTCCTCGCCTCCGTGGCAGAGGAGATGGGCGTCGCCCTCGGACGCACCGGCTTCTCCCCGAACATCAAGGAGCGCAAGGACTACTCCTGCGCCCTCTTTGACCCGCACGGCAACATGGTCGCCCAGGCCTCCCACATCCCCGTCCACCTCGGCGCCATGCCCGCCTCCGTCGCCGCCGCCCTCGAGGGCTTCGACTTCGACCCCGGCGACATCATCGCCCTCAACGACCCCTACCTCGGCGGCACCCACCTCAACGACGTCACCCTCGTCGCCCCCGTCTTCGCCCCCCCATCGTCGTTCCTGCGAAGGCAGGAACCCCGACAGACAGGGAGGATTGATGAGGCCGTTCACCCTGAGGGAAATCGAAGGGCGAACGGAAGGGGTGGCCGTAGTCGAGAGGCCCTCGTCGGCTTCGTCGCCAACCGCGCCCACCACGCCGACATCGGCGGCATGACCCCGGGCTCCCTCCCGCGCTCCACCGAGCTCTTCCAGGAGGGCTTCATCATCCCTCCCCTGAAGCTCGTCCGCGCCGGTGAGGTCAACGCCGAGGTCGTCGCCCTCTTCTGCCGCAACTCCCGCACTCCCGACGAGCGCCGTGGCGACCTCGCCGCCCAGATCGCCGCCTGCCGCACCGGCGAGCGCCGACTCCAGGAGATGGTCGAACGCTACGGCTGGGCCACCGTCCGCGAGCACGAGTCCGCCCTCCTCGACTACTCGGAGCGCCTCACCCGCGCCGCCATTCGCGCGCTCCCCGACGGCGACTACTCCTTCTCCGACGTCCTCGACGACGACGGCCTCACGGACGAGCCTGTCCCCATCGCCGTCACCGTCTCCGTCCGCGGCGACGCCATGACCCTCGACCTCTCCGAGACCGCCGCCCAGCGCCGCGGCTGCGTCAACGCGCCCCTCGCAGTCACCCTCTCGGCCGCCCTCTACGTCCTCCGCTGCATCGTCGGCGAGGCCGCCCCCTCCAACCAGGGCATCCTCCGCCCCGTCGCCGTCGTCGCGCCCGAGGGCAGCTTGGTGACCCCGCGCCCGCCCGCCGCCGTCGCCGGCGGCAACGTCGAGACCTCCCAACGCATCACCGATGTCCTCTTGGGCGCCCTTGCCAAGGCTCTCCCGGACGTCGTCCCTGCCGCCAGTCAGGGAACCATGAACAACGTCCTCGTCGGGGGCCACCAGGACGCCGCCAACCGCGGGTTCGCCTATTACGAGACCATCGCCGGCGGCATGGGCGCCCGACCCGGCGCCGACGGCCTCTCCGCCGTTCACACCCACATGACAAACACCATGAACACGCCCATCGAGGCCCTCGAGCTCTACCACCCCATGCGCGTCCGCAGCTACCGCGTCCGTCGCGGCTCCGGCGGCGACGGCCAGTTCCGCGGCGGCGACGGCGTCGTCCGCGACACCGAATTCCTCGCCCCCGCCGTCGTCACCGTCCTCGCCGAGCGCCGCCGCTCCGCCCCCTACGGCCTCCAGGGCGGCGCAGACGCCACCCCCGGCGAAACGGTCCTCCTCAAAGACGGCGTAGAAGAAGTCCACCTACCCCCCAAGGTAACCCTCGATGTCGCCCCCGGAGACGTCCTGAGCATCCGCACCCCCGGCGGAGGCGGCTGGGGCAAACCCGCCTGA
- a CDS encoding aldolase/citrate lyase family protein, whose protein sequence is MRTNTTKAKLNEGNVVFGGIVTRYAPDMVEILGALGYDFVMIDCEHGPADLDQVEHMVRAAESFGITPIARIPDHSEQTILRYLDRGLQGIIVPHVNTGEQAAAVARAARYHPDGYRGVAGGRAHNYGIRVSMSEATAWINSQLLVIPMVEDIEAVNNLDDILQVTGADVLHVAPSDLGQSLGNPGAAEVRRVMSDVIPRIRPGGKHVGVGGNNPNDTAAVADFIRQGANFVTVSAWALLRKAAEDFLKDVNADL, encoded by the coding sequence ATGCGCACCAACACCACGAAGGCCAAGCTCAACGAGGGCAACGTCGTCTTCGGCGGCATCGTCACCCGCTACGCCCCCGACATGGTCGAGATCCTCGGTGCCCTCGGCTACGACTTCGTCATGATCGACTGCGAACACGGCCCAGCCGACCTTGACCAGGTCGAGCACATGGTCCGCGCCGCCGAGTCCTTCGGCATCACCCCCATCGCCCGCATTCCCGACCACTCGGAGCAGACCATCCTCCGCTACCTCGACCGCGGCCTCCAGGGCATCATCGTCCCCCACGTCAACACCGGCGAGCAGGCTGCCGCCGTCGCCCGCGCCGCCCGCTACCATCCCGACGGCTACCGTGGCGTCGCTGGCGGCCGCGCCCACAACTACGGCATCCGCGTCTCCATGAGCGAGGCAACGGCCTGGATCAACTCCCAGCTACTCGTCATCCCCATGGTTGAGGACATCGAGGCCGTCAACAACCTCGACGACATCCTGCAAGTAACCGGCGCCGACGTCCTCCACGTCGCCCCCTCCGACCTCGGCCAGAGCCTCGGCAACCCCGGCGCGGCAGAGGTCCGCCGCGTTATGAGCGATGTCATCCCCCGCATCCGACCCGGCGGCAAGCACGTAGGCGTAGGCGGCAACAACCCCAACGACACCGCCGCCGTAGCAGACTTCATCCGCCAGGGCGCAAACTTCGTAACAGTCTCCGCTTGGGCCCTCCTCCGCAAAGCTGCGGAGGACTTCCTCAAAGACGTCAACGCGGACCTTTGA
- a CDS encoding SprT family zinc-dependent metalloprotease → MKLAIPRPRKRPIRPPPPPELDSVEWNGRRIDFTVIRSPRRKRTMGLRVLGGIVEVRAPVRISQRRVREFVQAKGSWVVDKLIEYRERPKIPPFGYGESVPYLGRNAAITIEAGPVEAVAVSLHDEDCNVFVEEPDLIYLGRWHFHVTAPPGLEGDALRESVREALVGWYRTQAAEVIQQAVDECKPFVAPMAKPVVRISGARAQWGSCSADGVLRFSWRCLMLDEQDIEYVAVHELAHLKVRNHSKAFWRVVTKAMPNALAIRRGITRSSRRLPG, encoded by the coding sequence ATGAAATTGGCCATTCCCCGACCGCGCAAGCGGCCGATTCGCCCGCCGCCACCGCCTGAGCTGGACTCGGTCGAGTGGAACGGACGCCGCATCGACTTCACCGTTATTCGCAGCCCTAGGCGCAAGCGGACGATGGGACTTCGCGTGCTGGGCGGGATAGTGGAGGTGCGGGCGCCGGTGCGGATCTCGCAGAGGCGCGTTCGAGAGTTCGTGCAGGCCAAGGGCAGCTGGGTAGTGGACAAGCTGATCGAGTACCGAGAGCGGCCCAAGATCCCACCCTTCGGGTACGGCGAAAGCGTGCCGTACCTCGGTCGAAACGCCGCGATAACCATCGAGGCAGGACCGGTTGAGGCAGTGGCGGTGAGCCTTCACGACGAGGACTGCAACGTCTTCGTCGAGGAGCCCGACCTCATCTACCTCGGCAGATGGCACTTTCATGTGACGGCGCCACCGGGGCTGGAGGGAGATGCCCTCAGGGAAAGCGTTCGAGAGGCGCTGGTCGGGTGGTACAGGACACAGGCGGCGGAGGTCATTCAACAAGCGGTGGACGAGTGCAAGCCGTTTGTGGCGCCGATGGCCAAGCCGGTGGTGCGCATCAGCGGGGCGCGGGCGCAGTGGGGGAGCTGCTCGGCGGACGGGGTGCTGCGGTTCAGCTGGCGGTGCCTGATGCTGGACGAGCAGGATATCGAGTACGTCGCGGTGCACGAGCTGGCGCACCTGAAGGTGCGGAACCACTCGAAGGCGTTCTGGCGCGTGGTGACGAAGGCGATGCCGAACGCGCTCGCCATTCGGCGGGGCATCACGCGGTCGTCGCGGAGGCTGCCGGGGTGA
- a CDS encoding thiamine pyrophosphate-binding protein: MPETMTGKQALLEMLKAEGIEYIFGNPGTSEAPFIDLLGDYPEIRYFLTLQESVAMGMAESYARATGRPSFVSLHVDSGLANGIALMLDALNTGTPMVVTSANYDVRKVNESMTDLAQLVRPVTKWAVELTHAEQVPSALRRAFNEANTHPKGPVYVGFASNALEGIAEMNIVPSRPAFDATRPSADGIARAASLLLDADRPIMLVGDRASDDGANEQAVELAELIGLPVYQVRGAEVAFPSAHPQFHGNLSLRVAASRAAVQRADLVLAVGAEPFEELFYWGDVILPPEAGLVHIDPVPGRIGRSEPTDVGIVAHCGLALADLTALVKERLSPAALPAIDERRRAVVAEARRNREAYEASVAERWDNRPMSPARMMSELADALPPNAIVVDDAISNRGPLRHYIHAARRADIRAVRGQSIGGGTGATMGTQVAYPDRPVFGILGDGSAMMTVQGLWTAANDNIPCVFVICNNGMYRVLKVNFNVYQGEVLGMPETSGGRLPYSDFAAPFDMAAIANSMGVHGERITDPAQIKPAIDRAVASNRPALLDVIIDGSL, encoded by the coding sequence ATGCCAGAAACCATGACCGGCAAGCAGGCCCTGCTCGAAATGCTCAAGGCCGAGGGCATCGAGTACATATTCGGCAACCCCGGCACCAGCGAGGCGCCCTTCATCGACCTGCTTGGCGACTACCCGGAGATCCGCTACTTCCTCACCCTCCAGGAGAGCGTCGCCATGGGCATGGCCGAGTCCTACGCCCGCGCCACCGGACGCCCCTCCTTCGTCAGCCTCCACGTCGACAGCGGCCTCGCCAACGGCATCGCTCTCATGCTGGACGCCCTCAACACCGGCACGCCCATGGTCGTCACTTCCGCCAACTACGACGTCCGCAAGGTGAACGAGTCCATGACCGACCTCGCCCAGCTCGTCCGGCCCGTCACCAAGTGGGCCGTCGAGCTCACCCACGCCGAACAGGTCCCCAGCGCCCTCCGCCGCGCCTTCAACGAGGCCAACACCCACCCGAAGGGCCCCGTCTACGTCGGGTTCGCCTCCAACGCCCTCGAGGGCATCGCCGAGATGAACATCGTGCCCTCCCGGCCCGCCTTCGATGCGACGCGCCCCAGCGCGGACGGCATCGCTCGCGCCGCCTCCCTGCTCCTCGACGCCGATCGCCCCATCATGCTCGTGGGCGACCGCGCCTCCGACGACGGCGCCAACGAGCAGGCGGTCGAGCTGGCGGAGCTCATTGGCCTACCCGTCTACCAGGTCCGGGGCGCCGAGGTGGCGTTCCCCTCCGCCCACCCCCAGTTCCACGGCAACCTCTCCCTGCGCGTCGCCGCCTCCCGCGCCGCCGTGCAGCGCGCCGACCTCGTCCTCGCCGTCGGAGCTGAACCCTTCGAGGAGCTCTTCTACTGGGGCGACGTCATCCTGCCCCCCGAGGCCGGCCTCGTGCACATCGACCCCGTCCCCGGTCGCATCGGCCGCTCCGAGCCCACCGATGTCGGCATCGTCGCCCACTGCGGCCTCGCCCTCGCTGATCTGACCGCGCTCGTGAAGGAGCGCCTGTCGCCCGCCGCCCTGCCCGCCATCGACGAACGCCGCCGCGCCGTCGTCGCCGAGGCCCGCCGCAACCGTGAGGCCTACGAGGCCTCCGTCGCCGAGCGCTGGGACAACCGCCCCATGAGCCCGGCCCGCATGATGTCCGAGCTCGCCGACGCTCTCCCACCCAACGCCATCGTCGTCGACGACGCCATCAGCAACCGCGGCCCGCTCCGCCACTACATCCACGCCGCCCGTCGCGCTGACATCCGCGCCGTCCGCGGCCAGTCCATCGGCGGCGGCACCGGCGCCACGATGGGCACGCAGGTCGCCTACCCGGACCGCCCCGTCTTCGGCATCCTCGGCGACGGCAGCGCCATGATGACCGTCCAGGGCCTCTGGACCGCCGCCAACGACAACATCCCCTGCGTCTTCGTCATCTGCAACAACGGCATGTACCGCGTCCTCAAGGTCAACTTCAACGTCTACCAGGGCGAGGTCCTCGGCATGCCGGAGACCTCTGGCGGCCGCTTGCCCTACTCCGACTTCGCCGCCCCCTTCGACATGGCCGCAATCGCCAACAGCATGGGCGTACACGGCGAGCGCATAACAGACCCCGCCCAGATAAAGCCCGCCATAGACAGAGCCGTAGCCTCCAACCGCCCCGCCCTTCTGGACGTCATCATAGACGGCTCGCTGTAG
- the nhaA gene encoding Na+/H+ antiporter NhaA: MRILRVLRGPSDLVRALRVPIQNYIHTEEVGAFILLAAAAAALGWVNSPWADSYGSFWHNYISIDIGIFHLHENLGHLVNDGLMAIFFFLVGLEIKRELLHGELSSFRKAFLPTAAAAGGMVVPALVYVAFNGTSGAGAAGWGIPMATDIAFALGVLALLGRRAPAELRVFLLGLAVVDDLGAIGVIAVFYSDAISWSDLGLAIAVFAIIAVCIRLGVRSLGFYVILSIVMWQFLLESGIHATLAGVALAAVVPSKPYIQREVYAAAVEVLLTDYRQAIRDEDNEKAEAITAQIERLSSGTEGPMERLEGQVHPWVSFVILPVFALANAGIVFTSGTLSAALESSVTLGVFVALPVGKAIGVLGATWLAVRLGVSGLPAGVSWAQVLGVGLLSGIGFTVAIFISGIAFSDPAVVDQAKMGVFAASVLAGVVGYVVLRWVGGRGADAE; encoded by the coding sequence TTGCGAATACTGAGGGTCTTGCGGGGGCCGTCCGACCTTGTGAGGGCGCTGCGGGTCCCCATCCAGAACTACATCCACACCGAGGAAGTCGGCGCGTTCATCCTGCTGGCGGCAGCGGCGGCGGCACTCGGGTGGGTGAACTCGCCGTGGGCGGACTCGTACGGGAGCTTCTGGCACAACTACATCTCGATAGACATCGGCATCTTCCACCTCCACGAGAACCTTGGGCACCTAGTCAACGACGGGCTGATGGCGATCTTCTTCTTCCTGGTGGGGCTGGAAATCAAGCGCGAGCTGCTGCACGGCGAGCTTTCGAGCTTCAGGAAGGCCTTCCTGCCGACGGCAGCTGCTGCGGGCGGCATGGTGGTCCCGGCGCTCGTGTACGTCGCGTTCAACGGGACGTCCGGGGCGGGCGCGGCGGGCTGGGGCATCCCGATGGCGACGGACATCGCGTTCGCGCTGGGGGTGCTGGCGCTGCTGGGGAGACGGGCTCCCGCGGAGCTGCGGGTGTTCCTGCTGGGGCTGGCGGTGGTGGACGACCTGGGCGCGATAGGGGTCATCGCCGTCTTCTACTCGGACGCCATCAGCTGGAGCGACCTGGGGCTGGCCATCGCGGTCTTCGCCATAATCGCGGTGTGCATCCGGCTTGGGGTGCGGTCACTGGGGTTCTACGTGATCCTGAGCATCGTGATGTGGCAGTTCCTGCTGGAGTCCGGCATCCACGCCACGCTGGCGGGCGTCGCGCTGGCGGCGGTCGTGCCGTCCAAGCCGTACATCCAGAGGGAGGTCTACGCGGCGGCGGTGGAGGTGCTGCTCACCGACTACAGGCAGGCGATCAGGGACGAGGACAACGAGAAGGCCGAGGCCATCACGGCGCAGATCGAGCGGCTGAGCAGCGGGACGGAGGGGCCGATGGAGCGGCTGGAGGGGCAGGTGCACCCGTGGGTGAGCTTTGTCATCCTGCCGGTCTTCGCGCTGGCGAACGCGGGCATCGTCTTCACGTCCGGCACGCTGTCGGCGGCGCTGGAGAGCAGCGTGACGCTGGGGGTGTTCGTCGCGCTGCCGGTGGGCAAGGCGATCGGGGTCCTTGGCGCGACGTGGCTGGCGGTGCGGCTGGGCGTCAGCGGGCTGCCGGCGGGCGTGTCGTGGGCGCAGGTGCTGGGCGTGGGGCTGCTGTCCGGTATCGGGTTCACGGTGGCGATCTTCATCTCCGGGATTGCGTTCAGCGACCCGGCGGTCGTGGACCAGGCGAAGATGGGCGTGTTTGCGGCGTCAGTGCTGGCGGGGGTTGTGGGGTATGTGGTGTTGCGGTGGGTTGGGGGACGTGGGGCTGACGCGGAGTAG
- a CDS encoding type II toxin-antitoxin system prevent-host-death family antitoxin, whose amino-acid sequence MATYTGQTPTRTIKASEFKAKCLQLMDEVAESGEEIVITKFGEPVAKLAPLREKPKTPWFGRDRGLIVIHGDLDIDTSEEWEAESNPDRVLNPC is encoded by the coding sequence ATGGCGACCTATACAGGACAAACCCCAACGCGGACGATCAAGGCGTCCGAGTTCAAGGCGAAGTGCCTGCAGTTGATGGATGAAGTCGCGGAGAGCGGCGAGGAGATTGTCATTACGAAGTTCGGGGAGCCGGTGGCGAAGCTGGCGCCGCTGCGGGAAAAGCCGAAGACGCCGTGGTTTGGACGGGACCGAGGGCTCATAGTCATCCACGGTGACCTCGATATTGACACGAGCGAAGAGTGGGAGGCGGAGTCCAATCCGGACCGGGTGTTGAACCCATGCTAG
- a CDS encoding alpha/beta hydrolase produces MGAADGSVYGRHTAQVGGVEVPYFRGGRLERYAPVVYLHGMGPSGRWESYHIAMGTVTDIWAPQMPGWADGAPPEGVSSVDDYARLIAGLLGDAGIEEATLIGHCVGGWLAMRMAAAQPERFRRLVLVDPLGLSWDDAPSVDMAAMDDEAFATGMFARLGMVATADRTGFGTQWENVRQGPEFMRQSKGRETLAKVADGIGDAELTGAVEGLTAETLLVWGVMDGIAPLSQAERLRERMANARLAGVDGAGHLPMAERPEGFNRIVRNFIIGLDEDVPNVTVQ; encoded by the coding sequence ATGGGTGCAGCAGACGGCTCGGTCTACGGCCGGCACACGGCGCAAGTTGGCGGCGTGGAGGTGCCCTACTTCCGGGGCGGGCGGCTGGAACGGTACGCGCCGGTGGTGTACCTGCACGGCATGGGGCCGTCGGGGCGGTGGGAGAGCTACCACATCGCAATGGGCACCGTGACGGACATCTGGGCGCCGCAGATGCCGGGCTGGGCCGACGGTGCGCCGCCGGAGGGTGTCTCGAGCGTCGACGACTACGCGCGGCTCATTGCCGGGCTGCTCGGCGACGCGGGAATCGAGGAGGCGACGCTGATAGGCCACTGCGTCGGCGGCTGGCTGGCGATGCGGATGGCGGCGGCGCAACCGGAGCGGTTCCGTCGGCTGGTGCTCGTCGACCCACTGGGGCTCTCGTGGGACGACGCGCCATCGGTGGACATGGCGGCGATGGACGACGAGGCGTTTGCGACGGGGATGTTCGCCCGTCTGGGGATGGTCGCGACGGCGGACCGGACGGGCTTCGGCACGCAGTGGGAGAACGTGCGGCAGGGGCCGGAGTTCATGCGGCAGTCGAAGGGACGGGAGACGCTGGCGAAGGTCGCGGACGGCATCGGCGACGCGGAACTTACGGGGGCCGTCGAGGGACTGACGGCGGAGACGCTGCTGGTGTGGGGCGTCATGGACGGCATCGCGCCGTTGTCGCAGGCGGAGCGGCTGCGGGAACGGATGGCGAACGCGCGACTGGCGGGGGTCGACGGCGCGGGGCACCTGCCGATGGCGGAGCGGCCGGAAGGGTTTAACCGCATCGTTCGGAACTTCATCATCGGGCTGGACGAGGACGTGCCGAACGTGACTGTGCAATAG